A window of Microbacterium sp. BK668 genomic DNA:
GCGGCCGAGCACGTCCGGAAGAGCCGGCGTCACCCGATCGGCGATGTCGGCCAGTCCGAGCAGCTCGAGTCCGCTCGAGGACAGCGAGTTGGGGGAGAGGTAGGTGCCCGATGCGTCCAGGACGGCCCGCGCGGCGATCTCTTCGGCGCCGTCCGCGGTGCGCACACGCAGCACGAACGGGGTGCCGGCGCGTCCGCGCGTGCGGGTGCGGTCCATGCCTTCACGGGAGACACCGGTCACTTCGACGCCGAGCCGGACGTGTGCGGCGATCTCCTCGAGCGCGGCCAGCGGTGCGAGGTACGCCTCCACCAGCTCGGCGCCGGTCGGCGCGCGGTCCGGTGAGGGAATCGTCCAGCCGTGCGCTTCGAGCAGGCGGCTCGAGGCGGGGTCGACCAGATGCTTCCACGGCGAGAACAACCGCGTTTGTCCCCACTCCCGCACGCTCGCTGCAACCTCGTCACCCGCTTCCAGAACCACGAAGTCGATGCCTCTCTCACGGAGGTTCGCGGCGGCCGCCAGGCCGATCGGGCCGGCGCCGATGATCGCGACAGGCAGAGTCGCGAGGCGGTCGTCTCCGGCCACGCGGGGGGTGAGGTTGAGCAGAGTCACGAGGGGCCTCCTTCGGAAGGATATCGATGAACGTCGATTCAGTGTGGCTCGGTGTATCGAAGTTTGTCAATATCGACTAGTCTCGATATATGGCCACGATGCTCGAGGTGACCGACGTCACCGCCGCGACCTGCTGCGCGCCGCTCGTCCGCGAACCCCTCACCGCCGCCGAGGCGGAAGACCTCGCCCATGTGATGAAGGCCCTCGCCGACCAGGCGCGCCTGCGACTGCTGTCCATCGTCGCGGCATCCGACAACGCCGAGGCATGCGTGTGCGACCTCATCGAGCCCGTGGGGCTCAGCCAGCCCACGGTCTCTCACCACCTCAAGATCCTGACGCAGGCCGGATTCCTGACCCGCTCGAAGCGCGGGACGTGGGCGTACTTCGCCCTCGTACCCGGTGCGCTGGACCGGATCTCCCGGGTCCTCGCACCGTGACGGCCGCCGCGCGCGCGGCGGCGGGGGAGTTCCTCGGCAGTGCCGGGCTCGCCACCGTCGTCATCGGCTCCGGGATCGCCGCGCAGACGCTCTCGCCGGGAGACGTCGGTCTGCAGCTCTTCGAGAACGCGTTCGCGACCGCCCTCGGCCTCGCGGTCCTCATCCTGGTCTTCGCCACGGTCTCCGGCGCGCACTTCAACCCGGTGGTCACGCTGGCCGACATCCTTCTGCAGAGACGGAGATGGTCCGTCGCGGCTGTCTACCTGCCGGCCCAGGTGCTCGGGTGCATCGGCGGAGCCGTCCTCGCCAATCTGATGTTCGCCGAGCCGGCGGTGTCGTGGAGCACGACCGAGCGGGCGGGGCTTCCTCTTCTGCTGAGCGAGACCGTTGCCACGGCGGGTCTGATCGTCGTCATCTTCGCCCTCGTGCGCACGGGACGCTCGCACCTGGCAGCACCCGCCGTCGGCGCCTACATCGGCGCGGCATACTTCTTCACCTCGTCGACGAGCTTCGCGAACCCGGCCATCACGATCGGTCGCATGTTCTCCGACACCTTCGCGGGAATCGCCCCCGCATCCGTCGGACCCTTTATCGCGGCACAGCTCGCCGGCGCGGCGCTCGGATGGGCGGCCGTGCGTGTGCTGTTCCCGGTCGCGCTCGAGCCGACGACCGTCTGACGCGCTGACGACTGCAGCCAGTGCGGTCGGGCCCGCAACGCTTAGCAGATACCGCTTGTATCGGATATTGCATCTATCCGATAGCGGTACTATCCGGTATGCTGATCACGTCGTCAGCCGATCACCAGCACGAGGTAGCCCCACCGTGAAGATCTCACAGCTCTCCGAGCACACCGGTGTTCCCGTGGCGACGCTGAAGATGTACCTGCGCGAAGGACTGCTGCATCCGGGCGCGAAGAGCGGTCCCAATCAAGCGTCCTACGACGAAACCCACGTAGCGCGCGTGCACCTGGCGCAGAGCCTCGTGCGCGTCGGCGGGCTGAGCATCGCGAGTGCACGGGAGGTCATCGCGGCCGCGGCATCCGATCTCCCTCTCGTCGAGACCTTCGGCATCGCCCAGCGGGCGGCATCGGGGGACGCGCGCGCGCTCGACGACGGCGAGACCGCCGCGCTCGCCCGGGTCCGCGAGGTCACCGCCGACTGGGACCTGCACGGCAGCCCCGAGGGGGAGCAGGTCGGCACGCGTATGGCCGCCCGCGCGCTCGCCGCTCTCGAGCGGTCCGGGCAGCCGCCCGCTCCATCGTGGCTGGAGCGGTACGCCGCGGCAGCCCTTCTCGTCGCCGAGGCCGACCTCGACCTCGTCGACGCACGCGACGGACGTGACGCCAAGGCGCAGACGGTCGTCGTCGGCACGGTGCTGGGCGATCACGTGTTCGCCGGGCTCCGTCGCGCCGCCCAGGAGCACATCTCCAACACCCGCTACTCCGGCAGCACCTCTTCGAGAGGAACGGCATCATGACCAGCACCCTCGAGCGTCCGCACGGGACGCTCCTCACCTCCTCGCCCCGGCCGATCCGCTGGCAC
This region includes:
- a CDS encoding metalloregulator ArsR/SmtB family transcription factor, which produces MATMLEVTDVTAATCCAPLVREPLTAAEAEDLAHVMKALADQARLRLLSIVAASDNAEACVCDLIEPVGLSQPTVSHHLKILTQAGFLTRSKRGTWAYFALVPGALDRISRVLAP
- a CDS encoding aquaporin, with amino-acid sequence MTAAARAAAGEFLGSAGLATVVIGSGIAAQTLSPGDVGLQLFENAFATALGLAVLILVFATVSGAHFNPVVTLADILLQRRRWSVAAVYLPAQVLGCIGGAVLANLMFAEPAVSWSTTERAGLPLLLSETVATAGLIVVIFALVRTGRSHLAAPAVGAYIGAAYFFTSSTSFANPAITIGRMFSDTFAGIAPASVGPFIAAQLAGAALGWAAVRVLFPVALEPTTV
- a CDS encoding MerR family transcriptional regulator, coding for MKISQLSEHTGVPVATLKMYLREGLLHPGAKSGPNQASYDETHVARVHLAQSLVRVGGLSIASAREVIAAAASDLPLVETFGIAQRAASGDARALDDGETAALARVREVTADWDLHGSPEGEQVGTRMAARALAALERSGQPPAPSWLERYAAAALLVAEADLDLVDARDGRDAKAQTVVVGTVLGDHVFAGLRRAAQEHISNTRYSGSTSSRGTAS